One stretch of Corvus moneduloides isolate bCorMon1 chromosome 16, bCorMon1.pri, whole genome shotgun sequence DNA includes these proteins:
- the GPRC5B gene encoding G-protein coupled receptor family C group 5 member B — MKTYPAIGFFLLFVISYGSSENSSTPRGCGLDLLPQYAYLCDLDAIWGIVLEAVAGAGVLTTLLLMLILLVRLPFIKDKEKKSPLGMHFLFLFGTLGLFGLTFAFIIQEDEMVCSTRRFLWGVIFALCFSCLLAQAWRLRRLVRHGKSPSGWHLAGVAICLMLVQVIIATEWLILTIVRDNKLACSYEPMDFAMASIYVMFLMVFTMGFSFFTLCGKFKKWKKNGVCLIITLFCSILIWVAWMTMYLFGNAELQRRDKWSDPTLAIALVSSGWVFVIFHAIPEVHCTILPSQQENTPNYFDTSQPRMRETAFEEDIQLPRSYMENKAFSMDEHNAALRTAGFRNGSLGSRPSAPFRSNVYQPTEMAVVLNGGTIPTAPPSYTGRHLW, encoded by the exons atgaaaacctaCCCAGCCATtggtttcttcctcctcttcgTGATCAGCTATGGCTCTTCAGAAAACTCCAGCACTCCTCGAGGGTGTGGACTGGATCTTCTCCCTCAGTATGCGTACCTGTGTGACCTGGATGCCATTTGGGGGATCGTTTTGGAGGCGGTCGCAGGGGCAGGTGTGCTGACCACATTACTGCTGATGCTGATTTTGCTGGTGAGGCTGCCCTTCATCAAGGACAAAGAGAAGAAGAGCCCCCTGGGAATGcacttcctctttctctttggGACTCTGGGACTGTTTGGGCTGACCTTTGCTTTCATCATACAGGAAGATGAAATGGTGTGCTCTACCCGAAGGTTTCTGTGGGGAGTTATCTTTGCCTTGTGCTTCTCGTGCTTGCTAGCCCAAGCCTGGAGACTTCGCAGACTCGTTCGCCATGGGAAGAGCCCATCTGGCTGGCATCTGGCTGGGGTGGCCATCTGCCTGATGCTAGTGCAGGTCATCATCGCAACCGAGTGGTTGATCCTGACCATTGTCAGAGATAACAAGCTGGCCTGCAGCTACGAACCGATGGATTTTGCGATGGCTTCGATTTACGTTATGTTCCTGATGGTATTTACcatgggattttcttttttcactctCTGTGGGAAGTTtaagaagtggaagaaaaacGGAGTATGCCTCATTATAACCCTTTTTTGTTCCATTCTGATCTGGGTAGCCTGGATGACTATGTACCTCTTCGGCAATGCTGAGCTACAGAGAAGAGACAAATGGAGTGATCCCACTCTGGCTATTGCACTGGTGTCCAGTGGCTGggtgtttgttatttttcatgCCATCCCAGAGGTCCACTGTACCATCCTTCcatcacagcaggaaaacacaccCAATTATTTTGATACTTCACAGCCAAGGATGCGTGAAACCGCTTTTGAGGAAGATATACAGCTTCCTCGGAGCTACATGGAAAATAAAGCCTTTTCAATGGATGAACATAATGCAG CGCTAAGAACAGCAGGATTTCGAAACGGCAGTTTGGGAAGCCGGCCTAGTGCTCCTTTTAGAAGCAATGTTTATCAGCCAACTGAGATGGCAGTTGTGCTAAATGGTGGGACT ATACCAACTGCTCCGCCAAGTTACACTGGACGACACCTCTGGTGA